The Marinilongibacter aquaticus genome has a window encoding:
- a CDS encoding alpha/beta hydrolase has protein sequence MSQEKISIKNGNGQGITLSAIINFPEGFDKNKKYAPVIVSHPGGGVKEQTAGLYAEKLAENGFVTVAYDASYQGESTGEPRQLENPYIRTEDVSAVIDYLTTLSYIDTENIGAMGICAGAGYTANAAINDHRIKAVGMVSAVNIGSMFRNGWENNVKDADAMPYLLAGANARTADAEGGLQTMPLAPAKEEDAPNEELREAWEYYHTKRCQYPTAPGWTTLRNLTQIITYDAYNKAEAFFTQPLLAIVGSNAGSAWMSEDLIGRAASTDKTKYVVEGANHMSLYDGEGHVGEAVSQLVPFFHKHLS, from the coding sequence ATGTCACAGGAAAAAATCAGTATCAAAAACGGAAACGGACAGGGAATTACCCTATCGGCAATCATCAATTTCCCTGAAGGATTTGATAAGAACAAAAAATATGCTCCGGTGATCGTTTCTCACCCGGGCGGTGGGGTAAAGGAGCAGACCGCAGGTCTCTACGCTGAAAAATTAGCCGAAAACGGATTTGTAACCGTTGCCTACGATGCCTCCTATCAGGGCGAAAGCACAGGCGAGCCACGCCAGTTGGAAAATCCGTATATCCGTACGGAAGATGTTAGTGCTGTAATTGATTATTTAACTACCCTATCTTACATCGATACAGAAAATATCGGAGCGATGGGCATCTGTGCGGGAGCGGGCTACACGGCCAATGCGGCCATCAACGACCACCGCATCAAGGCGGTGGGAATGGTAAGTGCCGTAAATATCGGTTCCATGTTCCGTAACGGTTGGGAAAACAATGTGAAAGATGCCGATGCAATGCCCTATTTATTGGCAGGTGCAAACGCAAGAACCGCCGATGCAGAAGGCGGTTTGCAGACAATGCCGTTGGCCCCGGCGAAAGAGGAAGATGCACCGAACGAAGAATTGAGGGAGGCTTGGGAATATTACCACACCAAGCGTTGCCAATATCCAACGGCACCGGGTTGGACAACATTGAGAAACCTGACGCAAATCATTACCTACGATGCATACAACAAAGCAGAGGCGTTCTTTACACAACCCTTATTGGCAATAGTGGGCAGCAATGCGGGCAGTGCGTGGATGAGCGAGGACCTGATTGGGCGTGCGGCTTCTACCGACAAGACAAAATACGTGGTAGAAGGTGCCAACCATATGTCTTTGTACGATGGCGAGGGCCATGTAGGGGAAGCCGTATCGCAATTGGTTCCGTTCTTCCATAAGCACTTGTCGTGA
- a CDS encoding helix-turn-helix domain-containing protein, with the protein MSFRVGKSYNIPEFLKYINVKGGSSDFMQVVHYDEHPDILLKSQPAEIDFYLLALKDKIDIQSPVESMSDSYLYLDRPGNRIEWDLDSPFSGYAILVNEKLLDKTNRDISFAGYDQHEALFLTPEEKDTLYDLFSKSHREYRKENPSREVLISYTLLIISYTRIYYERQFEARSKIYNKVVADFYQQLDALLDSENGLPELPSVTYFAEKANLSTNYFGDLIKHFTGTSPIDHIHEGIIQSAKNKLRRTNLSVSEIAYSLGFGYPTYFTRFFRRKTGISPKVFRNQ; encoded by the coding sequence ATGTCTTTTCGAGTGGGCAAGTCATACAACATACCGGAGTTTCTGAAATATATCAATGTAAAGGGCGGCAGCAGTGATTTTATGCAGGTTGTCCATTACGATGAACATCCGGATATTTTACTGAAATCACAGCCTGCCGAAATCGACTTCTACTTATTGGCATTAAAGGATAAAATCGACATACAGTCACCCGTTGAAAGCATGTCCGATTCCTATCTTTACCTCGATAGGCCCGGAAATAGGATCGAATGGGACCTGGACAGCCCATTTTCGGGATATGCGATCCTCGTAAACGAAAAACTGTTGGACAAAACGAACAGGGACATTTCCTTTGCCGGCTACGACCAGCACGAAGCCCTGTTCTTAACGCCGGAAGAAAAGGACACCCTGTACGATTTGTTTTCGAAATCGCACAGGGAATATCGGAAAGAGAATCCTTCAAGAGAAGTGCTGATCTCCTATACCCTGTTGATCATTTCCTATACGCGGATCTATTACGAACGCCAGTTCGAGGCCCGGAGCAAAATATACAACAAGGTGGTTGCCGATTTTTACCAGCAATTGGATGCCCTTCTCGATAGCGAAAATGGATTGCCGGAGCTTCCATCCGTCACGTATTTTGCGGAGAAAGCCAACCTGTCCACCAATTATTTCGGGGATCTGATCAAGCATTTCACGGGCACTTCCCCGATTGACCATATCCACGAGGGAATTATACAATCGGCCAAGAACAAATTGCGGAGGACAAACCTGTCGGTAAGTGAAATAGCGTACAGTCTGGGGTTCGGCTACCCTACCTACTTCACGAGGTTCTTCCGCCGGAAAACAGGCATATCCCCTAAAGTGTTCAGGAACCAGTGA
- a CDS encoding LytTR family transcriptional regulator DNA-binding domain-containing protein, translated as MKTQEPIHLGSRKRVLPQEILYLQSDINYTRVLLVSGRMIFSSTTLEIIENRLACTADILRMNRGVVIKWNHVKSWQNSTVELVDKQKFLISRRRKMKLHFEN; from the coding sequence GTGAAAACACAGGAACCCATTCACTTAGGCAGCAGAAAAAGGGTACTGCCGCAAGAGATACTCTACCTGCAATCGGACATTAACTATACACGGGTCTTGCTGGTCAGCGGTCGGATGATTTTCTCATCAACCACGCTCGAAATCATTGAAAACCGGCTGGCCTGCACGGCCGATATCCTCCGGATGAACCGGGGCGTAGTCATTAAGTGGAACCACGTAAAATCGTGGCAAAACTCTACCGTCGAGCTGGTTGACAAACAAAAGTTCTTGATTTCGAGAAGACGTAAAATGAAGTTACACTTTGAAAATTGA
- a CDS encoding response regulator, which produces MIRVSIYEDNPNLTETLQWILGTAPDILPVGAHADAVSVIDDVAAEMPDVILMDIEMPQITGIEAVAEIQKNCKKPPKVLMLTVFDDTARIFEAIKAGAVGYLLKKTPGEKIIESIKEVQAGGAAMSPSIALKVLASVQEPEPNPYGLTGREIEVLHRLVEGDSYKLIAAHCDISISTVQKHIVHIYQKLHVNSKGEAITKALRSRLLNFF; this is translated from the coding sequence ATGATCAGAGTTTCGATATACGAAGACAACCCCAATCTAACGGAAACCCTGCAGTGGATTCTGGGGACGGCACCCGATATCCTGCCGGTGGGAGCTCATGCCGACGCCGTTTCTGTGATCGATGATGTGGCCGCGGAAATGCCCGATGTGATTTTGATGGACATTGAAATGCCACAGATCACCGGAATAGAGGCGGTTGCTGAAATTCAGAAAAACTGCAAAAAGCCACCGAAAGTGCTCATGCTCACCGTTTTTGACGATACTGCCCGAATCTTTGAAGCCATAAAGGCCGGGGCCGTGGGCTACCTGCTAAAGAAAACGCCGGGCGAGAAAATTATCGAAAGTATAAAGGAGGTACAGGCAGGCGGTGCGGCCATGAGCCCCTCCATTGCCCTGAAAGTGCTGGCCTCCGTGCAGGAGCCCGAACCCAATCCTTACGGGCTGACCGGCCGGGAAATCGAAGTGCTGCATCGCCTGGTGGAAGGCGATAGTTACAAGCTCATCGCCGCCCATTGCGATATCAGCATCAGCACCGTACAGAAGCACATTGTCCATATTTATCAGAAACTGCACGTAAACTCCAAAGGCGAGGCCATTACAAAGGCCCTGCGGAGCAGGTTACTAAACTTCTTCTGA
- a CDS encoding tetratricopeptide repeat-containing sensor histidine kinase: MRKLLLLQIILVLAFRAGYSQFPSTRDSLEVFLKTQKQDTTYILALNAHAFLLVREGDFDKADREISKIQSLSEKLDYGTGFYKAENMRGVVEYSKQQPKKAMQHFLKCNEIIQKYKLPKNIYQNSLNNISLIYGQMGDRQNATEYAMELIALQEKHKLEPLKTGPYDQIGDNLKFYGRYEEALKYYQKSLDIETRYGNGVNMAIGENRIGNLRESMGNPSQAKEHFQKALKLARKANYKLLEAEVLINLGRMLRLGKKYGEAETCLAKSVKLSRQLESAKTRMDALEGLGTIYLEQNQLDKAQQSFEEALQLGKDVEDPEFTFHANNNLAELFEKKGDFKKAFYYQNAAVMAKDSMFHLETAKNTEELLRKYESERKEQEIALLNAKNEKASLQNKALVGGGILLLLLGGITVFYVLSRNELKRIEESQKLRNRIASDLHDEIGSTLSSIMLISDMAKKQEGEGQRMFSKINSDSKSVMESVDEIIWSVSPMNDSLPGVLVRLREYAQPLAESKKIDLEWISDPKLEKVKPAVEVRKNLYLIVKEAINNLAKYSGASKAFVRFSLERKTLKIEITDNGKGFDINEPGNRNGLKNMQKRSDAIQGKLEIRTGPGRGTSVLLRVLIA, encoded by the coding sequence TTGAGGAAACTACTATTACTTCAAATAATCTTGGTGCTTGCCTTTCGGGCAGGTTACTCGCAGTTTCCGTCCACCCGCGACTCCCTGGAGGTTTTTCTGAAAACACAAAAACAAGACACTACGTACATTTTGGCCCTGAATGCTCATGCTTTTTTGCTGGTGCGGGAGGGTGATTTTGACAAGGCCGATAGGGAGATTTCAAAAATCCAGTCGCTGTCAGAAAAATTGGACTACGGCACCGGATTTTACAAGGCCGAAAACATGCGGGGCGTGGTAGAATACAGCAAACAGCAGCCCAAAAAAGCCATGCAGCACTTTTTGAAATGCAACGAAATCATTCAAAAATACAAGCTCCCGAAAAACATTTACCAAAACTCGCTGAATAACATCAGCCTTATTTACGGGCAGATGGGCGACCGCCAAAACGCTACCGAATACGCCATGGAGCTGATTGCCCTTCAGGAGAAACACAAACTGGAACCGCTGAAAACCGGTCCGTACGACCAGATCGGTGATAACCTGAAATTTTATGGCAGATACGAGGAAGCCCTCAAATATTACCAAAAATCGCTGGACATAGAAACCCGCTACGGCAACGGGGTAAATATGGCTATTGGCGAAAACCGGATTGGCAATCTGCGGGAAAGCATGGGCAATCCCAGCCAAGCCAAAGAACACTTTCAAAAGGCTCTTAAACTGGCTCGGAAGGCCAATTACAAGCTACTGGAAGCAGAAGTTCTGATTAACCTGGGCCGTATGCTGAGACTGGGGAAAAAATATGGGGAAGCCGAAACCTGCCTCGCAAAAAGCGTGAAACTGAGCCGCCAACTGGAATCGGCAAAAACACGAATGGATGCTCTGGAGGGCCTGGGCACCATTTATCTTGAGCAAAACCAACTGGATAAAGCACAGCAAAGTTTTGAGGAAGCACTGCAATTGGGCAAAGACGTGGAAGACCCCGAGTTTACGTTCCATGCCAATAACAACCTGGCAGAGCTGTTCGAGAAGAAAGGGGATTTCAAAAAGGCCTTTTATTATCAGAATGCAGCTGTAATGGCCAAGGATTCCATGTTTCATCTGGAAACCGCCAAAAACACCGAAGAGCTGCTGCGTAAATACGAAAGCGAAAGGAAGGAGCAGGAGATTGCCCTTCTGAACGCCAAAAACGAGAAGGCTTCTTTGCAAAATAAGGCCTTGGTCGGCGGCGGAATTTTATTGCTTTTACTGGGCGGCATCACCGTGTTTTATGTGTTGAGCCGCAATGAACTGAAGCGGATAGAGGAGTCTCAAAAACTGCGAAACCGTATCGCCAGCGACCTGCACGACGAAATAGGCAGCACCCTGAGCAGTATTATGCTGATAAGCGATATGGCCAAAAAGCAGGAAGGCGAAGGCCAGCGGATGTTCAGCAAAATAAACAGCGATTCTAAAAGCGTGATGGAGTCGGTTGATGAAATCATCTGGTCGGTAAGCCCCATGAACGACTCCCTGCCCGGCGTCTTGGTGCGTCTGCGGGAGTATGCCCAGCCGCTGGCCGAATCGAAAAAAATTGACCTGGAGTGGATTTCCGACCCCAAACTGGAAAAGGTCAAACCTGCCGTGGAGGTACGGAAAAACCTGTATCTGATTGTAAAAGAAGCCATTAATAATCTGGCCAAATATTCGGGGGCAAGCAAGGCCTTTGTGCGGTTCTCATTGGAAAGGAAAACGCTGAAAATAGAAATTACTGACAACGGAAAGGGTTTCGATATCAATGAACCCGGCAACCGGAACGGCCTGAAAAACATGCAGAAACGCAGCGATGCAATTCAGGGAAAACTGGAAATAAGGACAGGCCCGGGACGGGGAACGTCGGTATTGTTACGGGTGCTTATAGCATAG